A genomic region of Taeniopygia guttata chromosome 28, bTaeGut7.mat, whole genome shotgun sequence contains the following coding sequences:
- the EPS15L1 gene encoding epidermal growth factor receptor substrate 15-like 1 isoform X5 — protein MAALIPLSQQFSTGNPIYETYYKQVDPAYTGRVGASEAALFLKKSGLSDIILGKIWDLADPEGKGYLDKQGFYLALRLVACAQNGHDVNLSSLNLTVPPPKFHDTSSPLLITPPSSETHWAVRVEEKAKFDGIFESLLPVNGLLSGDKVKPVLMNSKLPLDILGRVWDLSDIDKDGHLDKDEFAVAMHLVYRALEKESVPSQLPPSLIPPSKRKKTPVFPGAVPVLPASPPPKDSLRSTPSHDSGNSLNSIGSLSPKHSIKPAQPAVNWVVPVSEKVRYDEIFLKTDTDMDGFVSGQEVKDIFMHSGLSQNLLAHIWSLADTRQMGKLSKDQFALAMYFIQQKVSKGIDPPQVLTPDMIPPSDRNTPIQTLSGYLTPVGSEISALTEMRRDSASSVGSGEFTGVKELDDISQEIAQLQREKYSLEQDIREKEESIRQKTNEVQELQNDLDRETSNLQELEAQKQDAQDRLDEMDQQKAKLKDMLNDVRQKCQEETQVISSLKMQIQSQESDLKLQEDDLNRAKAELNRLQQEETQLEQSIQAGKVQLETIIKSLKSTQEEINQARSKLSQLQESHQEMNKSIEEYNEALNGINGGSLTNLADMSEGLGQTERSNYGAMDDPFKNKALMFTNNTQELHTDPFQSEDPFKSDPFKGADPFKGSDPFQHDPFAEQPPAPADPFGGDPFKESDPFRSSAPEDFFKKQVKSDPFTSDPFTKTPTLPSKPDPFESTDPFTSSSISSKGPDPFGTLDPFGSGAFSGGEGFADFSQMSKSVASDPFASSFGGAGFTDDPFKSKSDTPALPPKKNVPPRPKPPSVWK, from the exons ATGGCGGCGCTCATCCCCCTCAGCCAGCAG TTTTCTACTGGGAATCCAATATATGAAACATATTACAAACAG GTAGATCCAGCATACACAGGGAGAGTTGGGGCAAGTGAAGCTGCTCTGTTTCTTAAAAAATCTGGTCTCTCTGATATCATCCTTGGAAAA ATATGGGATTTGGCTGACCCAGAGGGTAAAGGATACTTAGATAAACAG GGTTTCTACCTTGCGTTGCGCCTTGTAGCATGTGCACAGAATGGCCACGATGTAAACCTGAGCAGTCTGAACTTGACTGTGCCCCCTCCTAAATTT CATGACACTAGCAGTCCTTTGCTGATCACACCGCCCTCATCAGAGACTCACTGGGCTGTTAGG gtggaagaaaaagcaaagtttgATGGTATTTTTGAAAGCCTTTTGCCAGTAAATGGTTTACTTTCAGGAGACAAAGTAAAACCAGTACTGATGAATTCAAAGCTACCTCTTGATATCCTCGGAAGG GTCTGGGATCTCAGTGATATTGATAAAGATGGTCACCTGGACAAGGATGAATTTGCTGTG GCAATGCATTTGGTTTACAGAGCTCTTGAGAAAGAGTCAGTTCCTTCACAATTGCCTCCTTCTCTCATACCACCTTCTAAAAGAAAGAAGACACCAGTCTTTCCTGGTGCAGTTCCTGTTCTCCCTGCAAGTCCTCCCCCAAAAGACAGCCTCCGTTCCACCCCATCCCATGACAGTGGCAACAGTCTGAACAGCATAGGGAGCTTATCTCCCAAGCACAGCATCAAACCAGCACAG ccagctgtgaATTGGGTGGTACCAGTGTCTGAAAAAGTACGATATGATGAAATATTCTTAAAAACAGACACAGACATGGACGGGTTTGTGAGTGGCCAAGAAGTAAAGGACATTTTTATGCATTCAGGTCTATCTCAGAATCTCCTAGCACATATATG GTCTTTGGCAGACACGAGACAGATGGGAAAGCTCAGCAAAGACCAGTTTGCACTTGCCATGTATTTCATTCAGCAGAAGGTCAGCAAAGGGATTGATCCTCCACAGGTGTTAACTCCAGATATGATCCCTCCCTCAGACAGAAACACACCCATCCAG ACTCTATCAGGTTACTTGACCCCTGTAGGATCTGAGATCTCAGCACTAACAGAAATGCGGCGT GACAGTGCAAGTTCTGTTGGATCAGGAGAATTTACAGGGGTGAAGGAGCTGGATGATATTAGTCAAGAAATTGCACAGCTGCAGAG agaaaaatattctctgGAGCAGGACAttagggaaaaggaagaatCAATCAGACAGAAAACGAATGAAGTTCAG GAGCTGCAAAATGATTTAGATAGGGAAACAAGTAACTTGCAAGAGCTGGAGGCTCAAAAACAAGATGCCCAAGACCGCCTGGATGAGATGGACCAGCAGAAAGCCAAACTGAAAGATATGCTGAATGATGTAAGGCAGAAATGCCAGGAAGAAACACAGGTG ATTTCATCACTAAAAATGCAGATTCAGTCTCAGGAATCAGATTTAAAATTACAGGAAGATGACCTTAATAGAGCAAAAGCAGAGCTGAATCGCCTCCAGCAAGAAGAGACTCAGTTGGAGCAGAGTATCCAGGCTGGAAAAGTGCAGCTTGAAACAATAATCAAATCTTTAAAATCAACCCAGGAAGAAATAAACCAG gcaAGAAGTaaactctctcagctgcaagaGAGCCACCAGGAAATGAATAAGAGCATTGAAGAATACAATGAAGCCCTCAATGGGATTAATGGTGGGAGTCTGACAAATTTAGCAGACATGAGTGAAGGCCTTGGGCAGACAGAAAGAAGCAATTATGGAGCTATG GATGATCCATTTAAGAATAAAGCCTTGATGTTTACCAATAATACACAAGAATTGCATACAGACCCATTCCAGTCAGAAGATCCTTTCAAATCTGATCCATTTAAGGGAGCAGACCCCTTCAAAGGCA GTGACCCATTCCAGCATGATCCTTTTGCAGAACAaccacctgctccagcag ATCCCTTTGGAGGAGATCCATTTAAGGAAAGTGACCCATTTCGTAGTTCTGCCCCTGAGGATTTCTTCAAGAAACAGGTGAAGAGTGACCCATTTACCTCAGATCCATTCACAAAAACCCCTACTTTACCCTCAAAG CCTGACCCTTTTGAAAGCACTGATCCTTTTACGTCTTCCAGTATCTCTTCAAAAGGTCCAG ATCCATTTGGAACACTGGATCCATTTGGAAGTGGCGCTTTCAGTGGTGGTGAGGGGTTTGCAGACTTCAGTCAGATGTCAAAG TCAGTAGCTTCAGACCCCTTTGCCTCCTCTTTTGGAGGGGCAGGATTCACAGATGaccctttcaaaagcaaatcaGACACACCAGCATTACCACCCAAGAAAAATGTCCCTCCACGACCCAAGCCACCCAGTG
- the EPS15L1 gene encoding epidermal growth factor receptor substrate 15-like 1 isoform X3: MAALIPLSQQFSTGNPIYETYYKQVDPAYTGRVGASEAALFLKKSGLSDIILGKIWDLADPEGKGYLDKQGFYLALRLVACAQNGHDVNLSSLNLTVPPPKFHDTSSPLLITPPSSETHWAVRVEEKAKFDGIFESLLPVNGLLSGDKVKPVLMNSKLPLDILGRVWDLSDIDKDGHLDKDEFAVAMHLVYRALEKESVPSQLPPSLIPPSKRKKTPVFPGAVPVLPASPPPKDSLRSTPSHDSGNSLNSIGSLSPKHSIKPAQPAVNWVVPVSEKVRYDEIFLKTDTDMDGFVSGQEVKDIFMHSGLSQNLLAHIWSLADTRQMGKLSKDQFALAMYFIQQKVSKGIDPPQVLTPDMIPPSDRNTPIQTLSGYLTPVGSEISALTEMRRDSASSVGSGEFTGVKELDDISQEIAQLQREKYSLEQDIREKEESIRQKTNEVQELQNDLDRETSNLQELEAQKQDAQDRLDEMDQQKAKLKDMLNDVRQKCQEETQVISSLKMQIQSQESDLKLQEDDLNRAKAELNRLQQEETQLEQSIQAGKVQLETIIKSLKSTQEEINQARSKLSQLQESHQEMNKSIEEYNEALNGINGGSLTNLADMSEGLGQTERSNYGAMDDPFKNKALMFTNNTQELHTDPFQSEDPFKSDPFKGADPFKGSDPFQHDPFAEQPPAPADPFGGDPFKESDPFRSSAPEDFFKKQVKSDPFTSDPFTKTPTLPSKPDPFESTDPFTSSSISSKGPDPFGTLDPFGSGAFSGGEGFADFSQMSKSVASDPFASSFGGAGFTDDPFKSKSDTPALPPKKNVPPRPKPPSGKSTPVSHLGSADFPKPHDPFQPFGADSSDLFQSKKGFGDPFSGKDPFAPSSSSKTSKDSSLGFADFSSVS; encoded by the exons ATGGCGGCGCTCATCCCCCTCAGCCAGCAG TTTTCTACTGGGAATCCAATATATGAAACATATTACAAACAG GTAGATCCAGCATACACAGGGAGAGTTGGGGCAAGTGAAGCTGCTCTGTTTCTTAAAAAATCTGGTCTCTCTGATATCATCCTTGGAAAA ATATGGGATTTGGCTGACCCAGAGGGTAAAGGATACTTAGATAAACAG GGTTTCTACCTTGCGTTGCGCCTTGTAGCATGTGCACAGAATGGCCACGATGTAAACCTGAGCAGTCTGAACTTGACTGTGCCCCCTCCTAAATTT CATGACACTAGCAGTCCTTTGCTGATCACACCGCCCTCATCAGAGACTCACTGGGCTGTTAGG gtggaagaaaaagcaaagtttgATGGTATTTTTGAAAGCCTTTTGCCAGTAAATGGTTTACTTTCAGGAGACAAAGTAAAACCAGTACTGATGAATTCAAAGCTACCTCTTGATATCCTCGGAAGG GTCTGGGATCTCAGTGATATTGATAAAGATGGTCACCTGGACAAGGATGAATTTGCTGTG GCAATGCATTTGGTTTACAGAGCTCTTGAGAAAGAGTCAGTTCCTTCACAATTGCCTCCTTCTCTCATACCACCTTCTAAAAGAAAGAAGACACCAGTCTTTCCTGGTGCAGTTCCTGTTCTCCCTGCAAGTCCTCCCCCAAAAGACAGCCTCCGTTCCACCCCATCCCATGACAGTGGCAACAGTCTGAACAGCATAGGGAGCTTATCTCCCAAGCACAGCATCAAACCAGCACAG ccagctgtgaATTGGGTGGTACCAGTGTCTGAAAAAGTACGATATGATGAAATATTCTTAAAAACAGACACAGACATGGACGGGTTTGTGAGTGGCCAAGAAGTAAAGGACATTTTTATGCATTCAGGTCTATCTCAGAATCTCCTAGCACATATATG GTCTTTGGCAGACACGAGACAGATGGGAAAGCTCAGCAAAGACCAGTTTGCACTTGCCATGTATTTCATTCAGCAGAAGGTCAGCAAAGGGATTGATCCTCCACAGGTGTTAACTCCAGATATGATCCCTCCCTCAGACAGAAACACACCCATCCAG ACTCTATCAGGTTACTTGACCCCTGTAGGATCTGAGATCTCAGCACTAACAGAAATGCGGCGT GACAGTGCAAGTTCTGTTGGATCAGGAGAATTTACAGGGGTGAAGGAGCTGGATGATATTAGTCAAGAAATTGCACAGCTGCAGAG agaaaaatattctctgGAGCAGGACAttagggaaaaggaagaatCAATCAGACAGAAAACGAATGAAGTTCAG GAGCTGCAAAATGATTTAGATAGGGAAACAAGTAACTTGCAAGAGCTGGAGGCTCAAAAACAAGATGCCCAAGACCGCCTGGATGAGATGGACCAGCAGAAAGCCAAACTGAAAGATATGCTGAATGATGTAAGGCAGAAATGCCAGGAAGAAACACAGGTG ATTTCATCACTAAAAATGCAGATTCAGTCTCAGGAATCAGATTTAAAATTACAGGAAGATGACCTTAATAGAGCAAAAGCAGAGCTGAATCGCCTCCAGCAAGAAGAGACTCAGTTGGAGCAGAGTATCCAGGCTGGAAAAGTGCAGCTTGAAACAATAATCAAATCTTTAAAATCAACCCAGGAAGAAATAAACCAG gcaAGAAGTaaactctctcagctgcaagaGAGCCACCAGGAAATGAATAAGAGCATTGAAGAATACAATGAAGCCCTCAATGGGATTAATGGTGGGAGTCTGACAAATTTAGCAGACATGAGTGAAGGCCTTGGGCAGACAGAAAGAAGCAATTATGGAGCTATG GATGATCCATTTAAGAATAAAGCCTTGATGTTTACCAATAATACACAAGAATTGCATACAGACCCATTCCAGTCAGAAGATCCTTTCAAATCTGATCCATTTAAGGGAGCAGACCCCTTCAAAGGCA GTGACCCATTCCAGCATGATCCTTTTGCAGAACAaccacctgctccagcag ATCCCTTTGGAGGAGATCCATTTAAGGAAAGTGACCCATTTCGTAGTTCTGCCCCTGAGGATTTCTTCAAGAAACAGGTGAAGAGTGACCCATTTACCTCAGATCCATTCACAAAAACCCCTACTTTACCCTCAAAG CCTGACCCTTTTGAAAGCACTGATCCTTTTACGTCTTCCAGTATCTCTTCAAAAGGTCCAG ATCCATTTGGAACACTGGATCCATTTGGAAGTGGCGCTTTCAGTGGTGGTGAGGGGTTTGCAGACTTCAGTCAGATGTCAAAG TCAGTAGCTTCAGACCCCTTTGCCTCCTCTTTTGGAGGGGCAGGATTCACAGATGaccctttcaaaagcaaatcaGACACACCAGCATTACCACCCAAGAAAAATGTCCCTCCACGACCCAAGCCACCCAGTG
- the C28H19orf44 gene encoding uncharacterized protein C19orf44 homolog isoform X1 yields the protein MAAISRAPAGRGQGYGHGPRGSSSRADLRVDTGLEEAGRALSQHGRFLTVSDGNAAGVQRGRRPGGTVGAGSGRAAPSAARTRLSSVLSKVAQLESKVMAHKKHLELHSTDSGMRPLAEECTSSASGHEDGARGKKYWKKNYGSTSGSGTHRDACSEEEESMQSPKRSVVVKQQLDLDSDEEEMRELMESSLGFSTGSEKQKVLSKTPVPSGKAPPPRKEVSSAESSKASSFHNKDSEQSVFGRVDSPAPSPTSRNLSGHTTRPRLLSSSMKDNTVKSALPEAGYTKQTQESLESDRSEIKSLDELFSEGADGEDLSSSSLKYFGLNILSLDDLAPDTTSKAEELKQNEKDIQFTQESKKYVKKDTLLVEEDQAALKMTSAITGVSDSSEEMVEKCISEAEISEHLSGVSSDLPPHKQDYLNQNESTVNSEYSEDFERSLSTPDRQSGEGHAESCSSGAHPPSGPSPLVTAGQHSPGHRVSVTETGVQTAEPPCTACRAKANPAAVLGPALGTSYIDPVPIASHVISMDAVEALTAYSPSVLLLHTMCKQHLMLTQQFVESIHHLHTALVESLEHEKFHYHTLEEAKEYIKNHKSPPLTIEQALEEIRRAQEK from the exons aTGGCCGCGATCTCTCGGGCACCCGCGGGCCGAGGGCAG GGTTACGGCCATGGACCCCGCGGGAGCAGCAGCCGTGCTGACCTCAGGGTGGACACGGGGCTGGAGGAGGCTGGAAGGGCTCTGTCCCAGCACGGCAGGTTCCTGACGGTGAGCGATGGGAACGCTGCTGGGGTGCAGCGGGGCCGGAGGCCGGGAGGCACCGTCGGGGCAGGGAGCGGCCGTGCAGCCCCGAGCGCCGCCCGCACGCGCCTCAGCTCCGTCCTCAGCAAagtggcacagctggaaagCAAAGTCATGGCGCACAAAAAGCACCTGGAATTACACAGCACTGACTCGGGCATGAGGCCTTTGGCTGAGGAGTGCACCTCGTCTGCCTCTGGGCACGAAGATGGTGCCAGGGGCAAGAAGTACTGGAAGAAGAATTATGGTAGCACCAGTGGGAGTGGGACCCACAGAGATGCCTGttctgaggaagaggagagcaTGCAAAGCCCTAAAAGGAGTGTCGTGGTTAAACAACAGCTTGATCTGGATAGTGATGAAGAGGAAATGAGAGAATTGATGGAGAGCTCTTTGGGGTTTTCCACTGGAAGTGAGAAACAGAAGGTTCTG AGCAAGACTCCAGTTCCATCAGGAAAGGCTCCTCCACCTCGTAAGGAAGTTTCATCAGCAGAGTCATCTAAAGCATCTTCTTTTCACAACAAAGACTCAGAGCAAAGTGTGTTTGGTAGAGTTGATTCACCAGCCCCTTCACCCACCAGCAGAAATCTGTCAGGACATACCACGAGACCTCGATTGCTGTCATCTTCCATGAAAGACAACACTGTGAAGAGTGCTCTGCCTGAAGCAGGCTACACCAAGCAAACCCAAGAATCCCTTGAAAGTGacagaagtgaaataaaatcattagatgaattattttctgaaggAGCTGATGGAGAAGATCTATCCAGCAGCAGCTTGAAAT ACTTTGGACTGAATATCCTGAGCCTCGATGATTTGGCACCTGATACTACCAGTAAGGCAGAAGAATTAAAGCAGAAT gaaaaagaCATCCAATTTACACAAGAATCAAAGAAATATGTGAAAAAAGATACATTGCTGGTGGAAGAGGACCAGGCTGCTCTAAAAATGACCAGTGCAATAACTGGTGTGAGTGATTCTTCTGAAGAGATGGTTGAAAAATGTATCTCTGAAGCTGAAATCTCTGAACATTTAAGTGGAGTTTCCTCAGATCTCCCTCCACACAAACAGGATTATCTTAATCAGAATGAAAGTACTGTTAATTCCGAATATTCTGAAGACTTTGAAAGGTCTCTGTCTACACCAGACAGGCAATCTGGAGAGGGACATGCTGAGAGCTGCAGTTCTGGAGCACACCCACCTTCGGGGCCATCCCCGTTGGTCACCGCGGGGCAGCACAGCCCGGGGCACCGAGTGAGCGTCACAGAAACCGGAGTGCAGACAGCAGAGCCTCCCTGCACCGCCTGCCGGGCCAAGG CAAACCCTGCTGCAGTGCTCGGCCCCGCTCTGGGAACCAGCTACATCGATCCAGTGCCAATTGCCAGTCACGTCATCAGCATGGATGCAGTAGAAG CCCTGACGGCGTACAGCCCCTCCGTTCTCCTCTTACACACCATGTGCAAGCAGCACCTGATGCTGAcccagcagtttgtggagagCATTCACCACCTTCACACAGCCCTCGTGGAGTCACTAGAGCATGAGAAGTTCCACTACCACACCCTGGAAGAGGCTAAAGAG tacaTCAAGAATCACAAATCACCACCTCTAACAATTGAGCAAGCACTTGAAGAAATTCGGAGAGCCCAGGAGAAATAA
- the C28H19orf44 gene encoding uncharacterized protein C19orf44 homolog isoform X2, which yields MAAISRAPAGRGQGYGHGPRGSSSRADLRVDTGLEEAGRALSQHGRFLTVSDGNAAGVQRGRRPGGTVGAGSGRAAPSAARTRLSSVLSKVAQLESKVMAHKKHLELHSTDSGMRPLAEECTSSASGHEDGARGKKYWKKNYGSTSGSGTHRDACSEEEESMQSPKRSVVVKQQLDLDSDEEEMRELMESSLGFSTGSEKQKVLSKTPVPSGKAPPPRKEVSSAESSKASSFHNKDSEQSVFGRVDSPAPSPTSRNLSGHTTRPRLLSSSMKDNTVKSALPEAGYTKQTQESLESDRSEIKSLDELFSEGADGEDLSSSSLKYFGLNILSLDDLAPDTTSKAEELKQNEKDIQFTQESKKYVKKDTLLVEEDQAALKMTSAITGVSDSSEEMVEKCISEAEISEHLSGVSSDLPPHKQDYLNQNESTVNSEYSEDFERSLSTPDRQSGEGHAESCSSGAHPPSGPSPLVTAGQHSPGHRVSVTETGVQTAEPPCTACRAKGCAGVLGQLLSQETAGEPSSSTKPFPSAQSNCDAILCTANPAAVLGPALGTSYIDPVPIASHVISMDAVEALTAYSPSVLLLHTMCKQHLMLTQQFVESIHHLHTALVESLEHEKFHYHTLEEAKEYIKNHKSPPLTIEQALEEIRRAQEK from the exons aTGGCCGCGATCTCTCGGGCACCCGCGGGCCGAGGGCAG GGTTACGGCCATGGACCCCGCGGGAGCAGCAGCCGTGCTGACCTCAGGGTGGACACGGGGCTGGAGGAGGCTGGAAGGGCTCTGTCCCAGCACGGCAGGTTCCTGACGGTGAGCGATGGGAACGCTGCTGGGGTGCAGCGGGGCCGGAGGCCGGGAGGCACCGTCGGGGCAGGGAGCGGCCGTGCAGCCCCGAGCGCCGCCCGCACGCGCCTCAGCTCCGTCCTCAGCAAagtggcacagctggaaagCAAAGTCATGGCGCACAAAAAGCACCTGGAATTACACAGCACTGACTCGGGCATGAGGCCTTTGGCTGAGGAGTGCACCTCGTCTGCCTCTGGGCACGAAGATGGTGCCAGGGGCAAGAAGTACTGGAAGAAGAATTATGGTAGCACCAGTGGGAGTGGGACCCACAGAGATGCCTGttctgaggaagaggagagcaTGCAAAGCCCTAAAAGGAGTGTCGTGGTTAAACAACAGCTTGATCTGGATAGTGATGAAGAGGAAATGAGAGAATTGATGGAGAGCTCTTTGGGGTTTTCCACTGGAAGTGAGAAACAGAAGGTTCTG AGCAAGACTCCAGTTCCATCAGGAAAGGCTCCTCCACCTCGTAAGGAAGTTTCATCAGCAGAGTCATCTAAAGCATCTTCTTTTCACAACAAAGACTCAGAGCAAAGTGTGTTTGGTAGAGTTGATTCACCAGCCCCTTCACCCACCAGCAGAAATCTGTCAGGACATACCACGAGACCTCGATTGCTGTCATCTTCCATGAAAGACAACACTGTGAAGAGTGCTCTGCCTGAAGCAGGCTACACCAAGCAAACCCAAGAATCCCTTGAAAGTGacagaagtgaaataaaatcattagatgaattattttctgaaggAGCTGATGGAGAAGATCTATCCAGCAGCAGCTTGAAAT ACTTTGGACTGAATATCCTGAGCCTCGATGATTTGGCACCTGATACTACCAGTAAGGCAGAAGAATTAAAGCAGAAT gaaaaagaCATCCAATTTACACAAGAATCAAAGAAATATGTGAAAAAAGATACATTGCTGGTGGAAGAGGACCAGGCTGCTCTAAAAATGACCAGTGCAATAACTGGTGTGAGTGATTCTTCTGAAGAGATGGTTGAAAAATGTATCTCTGAAGCTGAAATCTCTGAACATTTAAGTGGAGTTTCCTCAGATCTCCCTCCACACAAACAGGATTATCTTAATCAGAATGAAAGTACTGTTAATTCCGAATATTCTGAAGACTTTGAAAGGTCTCTGTCTACACCAGACAGGCAATCTGGAGAGGGACATGCTGAGAGCTGCAGTTCTGGAGCACACCCACCTTCGGGGCCATCCCCGTTGGTCACCGCGGGGCAGCACAGCCCGGGGCACCGAGTGAGCGTCACAGAAACCGGAGTGCAGACAGCAGAGCCTCCCTGCACCGCCTGCCGGGCCAAGG GCTGTGCAGGGGTTTTagggcagctgctgtcccaAGAAACTGCAGGAGAGCCGAGCAGCAGCACTAAACCTTTCCCCTCTGCCCAGAGTAATTGTGATGCCATCCTGTGCACAGCAAACCCTGCTGCAGTGCTCGGCCCCGCTCTGGGAACCAGCTACATCGATCCAGTGCCAATTGCCAGTCACGTCATCAGCATGGATGCAGTAGAAG CCCTGACGGCGTACAGCCCCTCCGTTCTCCTCTTACACACCATGTGCAAGCAGCACCTGATGCTGAcccagcagtttgtggagagCATTCACCACCTTCACACAGCCCTCGTGGAGTCACTAGAGCATGAGAAGTTCCACTACCACACCCTGGAAGAGGCTAAAGAG tacaTCAAGAATCACAAATCACCACCTCTAACAATTGAGCAAGCACTTGAAGAAATTCGGAGAGCCCAGGAGAAATAA